The Solidesulfovibrio sp. nucleotide sequence CCTTGTAAAAACAAATTTCTGCCCGGGGCCCCGAGGGGGCCCCGGCTGGGCGAGGCGGGATTTGCGCCTTCGAGCCTGCCGCGCCAGCGGCGGCATCGAAGGCGAAATTCCGGCCTCGCATCTTCGCGCCGCGCCCGCCCGTCCTTTCGGTGACTGTCGCCCTTCCCGCCCGCCAAAGCCGCCCGGGGGGCCTGGGGGGCGTGACGCCCCCCAGTGGGGAGGTCCAGGAGGGGCAACGCCCCGCCTGGTGGGGTCCAGGGGCAACGCCCCTGGCCGCCGGAGGCATTCCCCCTCCCCCTCCCCCTCTCCATCTCCATCTCCCTCTCCATACCCATACCCATGGCCGAAAACGGCTAGCGCCCCGTATCCTCCGGCGGTAGCATGCCCCCATGATGTCAATGCTTGACGCGGACAGTTGCTACAGGGCGTATGCGGCCAGGGACGCGCGGTTCGACGGCCGATTTTTCACGGGCGTGACCTCCACGGGCGTGTATTGCCGGCCGGTGTGCACGGCGAGGCTTCCCAAGCCGGAAAACTGCCGGTTTTTCCCGAGCGCGGCGGCGGCCGAGGCGGCCGGGTTTCGGCCGTGTCTGGTCTGTCGGCCGGAGTGCGCGCCGGGGGAATCGCCGGCCGAGGCGGGGCAGCGCCTGGCCGACGCCGCCGCCGGGCTCATTGCCGCGGGCGGGCTGGACGAGGCGGGCCTTGGGGCGCTTTGCGGTCGGCTCGGCGTAAGCGCGCGGCATCTGCGCCGGGTGTTCCGGGAGCGTTTCGGAGTGACACCCGTGGCCTATGCCCAGACCCGGCGGCTGTTGCTGGCCAAGGCGCTGCTCGCCGATTCGGGCTTGTCCGCCACCGACGTGGCTTTTGCCAGCGGTTTTTCCAGCCTGCGCCGGTTCAATGCGCTTTTCCAAAGCCGCTACGGGCTCTCGCCTTCGCAACTGCGCCGGGCGGGCGAGGCCAGGGCGATCTCCGGGGAGGCCGCGACCGTGGAGCTGGGCTACCGGCCGCCCTACGACTGGAACGGGCTCATGGGCTTTCTGGGGGTTCGGGCCGTGGCTGGCGTGGAGGAGGCCGGCGAGGGCGCCTATCGCCGCACGCTCAGGCTTTGGCGAAACGGGACGCCCCATGCCGGCTGGCTCGCCGTTTGCCCGGCGGCCGGGAAAAACGCCCTGCGCGTCGCGGTTTCGACGGAACTGCTGCCGGTGTTGCCGGCGGTTTTGGCGCGCGTCTCCCATCTGTTCGACGTGCGTTGCGATCCCTGGGCCGTGTCCGGCGGGCTTTCGGGCCTGGCCGACGGGCACGAGGGCGTACGCCTGCCGGGCACGGCCGACGGCTTCGAGACGGCGGTGCGGGCGATCCTGGGCCAGCAGGTGACGGTGGTCGGGGCGCGGACCCTGGCCGGGCGGTTCGCGGCGGCTTTCGGCGATCCGGTCGCCACGCCCTTTGCCGGGCTTTCGCGGCTTTTTCCCGATCCCGGCCGGGTGGCGGCCCTTTCCGTGGAGGCCATCGCCGCCCTGGGCGTCATCGCCGGGCGCGCCCGGGCCATCCTCGCCCTGGCCGGGGCCGTGCGCGACGGGGACTTGGAGCTTTCACCCACGGCCGACCTGGAAAAAAGCCTCGATACCTTGCGGGCGCTGCCCGGCGTCGGCGAATGGACGGCGCAGTACATCGCCATGCGGGCGCTCGGCTGGCCCGACGCCTTTCCCCATACGGACGGCGGCCTGAAAAAGGCCCTGGGCGAAACCGACCCCAAACGGATCGCGCGCTTGGCCGAGGCCTGGCGGCCGTGGCGGGCCTACGCCGTCATGCACTTGTGGCGGACCTTGCAGGGAGCATCGACATGATCACCGCGTTGCATCACCGGACGGCACTTGGCGAAATGCTGCTGGCCGCCACGGGCGAGACGCTCATCGGGGCCTGGTTCACGGGCCAGAAACATTTTCCCGACACGTTGGCCCTCGTCGCGGGCGCCCCTCCGGCGGCCGTTTGCGCCGAGGCGGCCCGCCAGCTCGACGCCTATCTCGCCGGCCGGCGCACGGCCTTCGACCTGCCCCTGGCGCCGCGCGGCACACCCTGGCAGCGCGCCGTCTGGGAGGCCTTGCTCGCCATCCCGTACGGGGAGACGCTTTCCTATGGACAGTTGGCCGCCCACCTGGGCAGGCCGGCCGCCGCCCGGGCCACGGGCGCGGCCGTGGGCCGAAACCCCCTGTCCGTCATCATCCCCTGCCACCGGGTCGTGGGCGCCACGGGAAGCCTTACGGGCTATGCCGGCGGCCTGGACCGCAAACGCGCCCTGCTGGCCATCGAGCAGGCCGGCCCGGCAGGCCGGCCGTAGACGCCGGCCGCGGCCTTTACGGCCGCGCGCCGACAGGCTAGCCTGGCGCGATGGACGGTTTCGCCGACGCCTGGCAGGCGCTCCTGCGCCTGGACGTGCTGCTGGACCAGGCGACCGCGCACCTGGGCGCCTGGACCTATGCCGCGATCTTCCTGACGGTGTTCGTGGAGACGGGCTTCGTGGTGACGGGCATCCTGCCGAGCGGCACGCTCTTATTCGCGGCGGCGGCCCTGGCGGCCCGGGGGAACCTGGCGTTCTGGCCGCTTCTTGCCGGCGGCACGGCGGCGGCCTTTTGCGGCGACCAGCTCAATTTCGCCTGGGGCGTGCTGGCCAGACGGTCGCTGGCCGGGCGCGGGCTGCCGCGCGCGATCAAGGCGGCGCAACTCGACGCGGCCCGCCGGGCCTTCGACAAGTACGGCCCCATGACCATCGTGCTGGCCCGGTTCGTGCCGATGCTGCGCTCGGTGGCGCCGCTGGCGGCGGGCCTTGCCGGCATGCCCGGGCGCACCTTCGCCGCCTACAACCTTTGCGGCAAGCTCCCCTGGACGGCCCTGCACGTCTGCGGCGGCTATTTCCTGGGCCGCATTCCCTGGTTCGCCAAGCACTTCACGGCCGTGCTCCTGGCGGCGGCGCTTTTTCCCTTCGCCATCGCCGTCGCGCGGACCCTGGTGCTCCGCCTGGCCGCGAAGCGACCGGAGCGTTAGCCCCGGTGGAAAATGCCGAAGCGGGCGATCCACCAGAAGGCGGCCAGGCCGTCGCGCCAGCCGATCTTCTTGCCTTCCTCGTAGGTGCGGCCGTTGTAGGACACGGGCACTTCGTAGATGCGCGCCCGAAGCCGGGTCACCTTGGCCGTCAGTTCCGGCTCCACGCCGAAGCGGTCGCTTTCGATGCGGATCTTGCCCAGGACCTCGCGGCGAAAGACCTTGTAGCAGACCTCCATGTCCGAGAGGTTGACGTCGTTGAACATGTTCGACAAAAGCGTCAGGATCTTGTTGGCCACGGAGTGCCAGAAATAGAGCACCCGGTGCGGCCCGCCCAGAAACCGCGAGCCGAAGACCACATCGGCCTTGCCCGCGAAAATCGGCGCCAGCAAAACGGGATAGTCCTCGGGATCGTATTCCAGGTCCGCGTCCTGGATGAGCACCACCTCGCCCGAGGCGGCTTCGAATCCCGTGCGCAACGCCGCGCCCTTGCCCCTGTTTTTCTCGTGAAACAACACCCGCAGGCGCGGCGTCCCGACCAGCCCCTCCAGGTAGGCCCGGCTGCCGTCGGTGGAGGCGTCGTCCACCAGCACCACTTCCCAGGTTTCGGGCCGGGCCAGCACCTTGTCCAGGACCAGCGGCAGGGTCTGCATTTCATTGTAGACGGGGATGACGACGCTGACGGTCATGGCCGGGGATTGCGGCGAAGTCTGCATGGGAAAGCTCCGTGTCAGGCGGGGTTGCGGCCAAGGGCCGTGAAATAGCGGGCGCGGCAGAGGGTTTCCACGGCGCACAGGGAAAAAAGGGCTTCGTTGAAGTCGTCGCCGCCCATGGTGAAGACGCCGTGGCCAAGGACGATGGCGCCGCGCCGCCCGGCCAGGGCCGGGGGCATGGTGTGGACCAGCCCGCGCGGGCCGCAGCCCACCTCGCCCGGCACGATGGGGATGTCGTCCACGAAACGCTCCCGGTCGCAGGCCACGTGGCAGGCGTCGCGGCGCGGGCAGTCGCGCCGGTCTGCGCAATCCATGGACATGATGACGGCGAATTTGGGGTGGCCGTGGAGGATGGCCGGGCGGCCGTCTTTTTGCGAAAGCGCCGCATGGGCCGACAGTTCGCTGGAGGCGGTCAGGCCGGCGCAGGACGAACCGTCCAGGGGGCACAGGTCGATGGCCCCGGCCAGGGCGTCCAGGGCGCTACCGGTCTGGCTGATGGCGAGCGTCGCGCCCAGGCGGAAGGAGATGTTGCCGAAAACCGAATCCACCAGCCCCAGGGCGACCGTGGCCCGGCCGGCCTCGGCCATGGCGGCCAGCATCGTTTCCCGGTCGGCAAACGTCCCCCGGGCCAGGGGCGGCAAGGCTCCCGGCGGCCCCGGCAGGCCGGCCACGGCGGCCTCGAAGGCGGCCAGGCCGGCGGCGTCGAGCCGCCCTTCCCGGTGGGCGGCCAGATGGTCGGCGAAAAATTTGACGAACCCGGCAAAGGCGATGGAGGAAACGGTGATGAAGGCCTGCTCCGGGGAAAGCGCGCCGTGGGCCAGCATGCCCAGGCCCGGCAGGTAGGCGCCCTTGCGCCGGGACAGGGCCTTCGCGGCCTGGGCCGGATCGGGGCGGGCCACCACCGGGATGTCGTGGAAAAAAGTGCGCGTCTCGCAGTCCCGGGGCCGGATGGCCGGGGCTTCGCGCTCGGCCAAAAATTCGAGGATGGTCCGGTAGGGCTCGGCCGGGGGCACGAGCATGAGGCAGGCCACGTCGAGGCGCCGGGCGGTTTCGGCCAAAAAGGCGTTGTGCGCAAAATCGCCCCGGGAAAAGCTGGCCGCCTCGTCCACGCAGACGATGGCCGCCTGCCCCGGCGCGCACAAGCCGGCCCGGGCCAGGCGATCGGCGAAACGGTTCGCCAGCGCGCCCGCCCGGCCGGCCCCGTCGGCCTCCCCAAGGGGGGCGGCGGCGTCCGGCCCGCGCAGGCGGCGGTATTTTTCCCGGGCGGCCAGGAAGGCCCGGCGGTCGAGGGGCGGCACGGCGAGGCCGTCCCCGGCGCTGCCGGGCTCGGTGAAAAACCGCGCCGGCAGGTCCTCGGCGGCCCCGTCCAGCCCCTGGCGCCGGTTGGCTAGGCGCTCGCGGGCAACGACACGCGCGCCAAGCGCGGCCAACTCGCCAGCCGAAACCGGCTCGCCCGAAAAGGCCGTCAGCGCCAACGCCCATTCCTCCAGGGTCACGGCCAGCGACAAAAAGGGGCAGGCGCCCAGGCACTGGGCCCCGGCCAGGGCGTTTTCCCCGAGCACCACGGCCCGGGCCTTGCCCTCGAAGGTGAACCGGTCCGTGGCCACGGGTTTTCGCAGCAGTTCGTGGGCCAGGCAGCCGCCGGCCCAGGGATCGGGGCCGCAGGTCCCCACGGCCAGGGACAGGGCCAGGCCGTAGGCGCCGCGCGGGTCGAAGGCCGGCAGGGCCACGCCCCGAACGGCCATGGCCAGGGCGGCTTCGATGGCCCGGCCCCTGGCGCTGCCGACGGCCAGGTCGGCCAGGGCCTCGTCCACGAAAGCGGGTGTCGGCGCGATGCCCTCCGCCTCGGCGAAACCGGCCACGGCCACGGCCGCGCCGGCGGCGTCAAGGCCCCGTTCCAGGCAGAACCAGCGGGCGCGCGCCGCCAGTTCGGGATCGGCCAGGCCCAGAAGGGCCGTGAAATGGGAGAGCGCATCCGCGTCGGGCAGGAGCCGGCCGGCCGCGTCGATACGGCGGCAGGGCACGGGACAGCCCGGGCAGGCCGCACCCGTGCTCCCGAAGCGCCGGCCCAGGGCCGGGGCGTTGACCGCGGCGCCGGCCTCGAAAAAGGTACGGCGGAAATGGTCGGTGGGCTGCATGCGCCGGCCGCGCGTCAGGTCGACCAGGGCGGCCGTGCCGTGGCGGCCGAAGCCGCTCGGGCCGGCCAGGGCCGGGGCGGCGGCGATGAGGCGGTCCATGGCCGCCCGCGCCCGCGCCAGGCCCTCGGGATCGGCCGGGACGGCCGCGGCCGTGCCGGAAATGGCCAGATAAACGAGATTTTTCAGGCCAAAGGCCAGTCCGGCCCCGGCGGGTCCGGCCTCGTGCCAGCGGTCGGCCACGACGGTGGCCAGGCCCGATCCGGCCCAGGCGGCCGGGCCGGCCACGGCGGCCGCGTCGCTCCCGGCCAGGGCGTCGAACAGGGCCGGTGTCGGCAGCCCGGCCAGGTGCCCGGCCGGGACGATCCGGGCCTCGTCGTCGCGGATCGCCAGGCCCATGGGTGCCACGGCCCGGCCGGTCACGACCACGGCGGCCAGCCCGGCCCGGGCCAGGGCCCGGCCCAGGCCGCCGCCGAGTGGCACCGTGACCGGGCCGCCGGTGCGCGGCGAAAAAAACCGCAAGGCCGCGTGGCCGCCGCCCGGCAGGTCGCAGCCGGCCAGGGCGCCGGCGGCCAGGCACAGCGGCGCGGCGGGAGCGTCGTGGCCCAGGCGCCCAGGCACCGCGCACAAGGCCGCCGCCAGCCCCCGGCCGCCGCGCTCCCCTTCGAACAAGCCCTCGGGCGCGGCGACGCGACGCGTTTCGGACGCGGTCAGGTCGACGTGGAGGATGGCGGGCCGTGGACGCGTGGGCATGACGTTCCTTGCAGCGGGTCGATGCGTTGCGCCACTACCAGATGCCCCCCGGCGAGGCAACGCGCCAAGGCGCCTAAACTCCTCCGGCCCGCTGCCGATAAGGCTTTGACGAACGAAGCTTTCGCGAGGCATCCATGCGGATCACGAGCCTGAACACAGCCCTTTCCGGGGTGTCGGCCCGGCCGGCGACGGCCACGGCGGACGGCCACGGCCTCAAGCTCGGCCGGTATTCCGAGAGGGACGGCGACACCGCCAGCGGCACCCTGTCGTCCAAAGTGCCGTCCGGCACGTCCGAGGTCTTTGCCGCCGATATCCTCGAAAAGCTCCAAGCCGCCCAAACGGCCAGCAACGCCGGGGCCCTCGTGGCCAGCGGCGCGGCCGGCGACCTGGAAAGCTCCCTGGCCGACGTCATCGACACCGTGCGGAAAAGACACGGCGACGCGGCGGCCACCGCCGTCATGGGCATCGTGGAGAAGGGCGTGGGCGACGGCGGCGGCGGCGAGGACGCCCTGGGCAACGCCCTGGTCTCGGCCCTCACATTCATCGACCGCAATTTCGGCATCGCCTCGGGCGACGCGGCCATGGCCACCTTCAACGGCGCCCTCAACGACGCCGTCAACGGCTATTTCCAAAACGGCCACACCGAGCTGTTCTACGCCTCCGACGGCACGGGGGGCGCCACGGCGCAGGTGCGGGACGTGCTTTCCCAGGCCCTGGACGCGGTGACCCAACGCTTCGGCGAGGAAACCAGCCAAGCCATCTCGGACCTCATGACGCAAAGCCTTGAGGAGACGGGCGTCACCCGCCAGGGCCTCGGCACGGCGCTTGCCGCCGCCGACGCCTCTCTGACCGGCCAATACGGCGAGGCCGGCGACCTGGGCCTGGCGAACCTGGCCGGCGCCCAGGCCTCCCTGGCCAAGGGCACGCTGGTGGACCTGGCCGTCTAGCCCTCGCCTTTTATTCCTTCTCGCCCCAGAGCACCCGCGAGCCGCTGGGGCCGGTGAAATCGAGCCGGGCGACGTGGCGTGCCCCGGCTCGGGCCAGCATCTCCCGGATATCCCCCTCGGCGTAGGCCTGGCCGCGCGGCGTGCCAAGGAGCATGTTCAGCGAAAAAAGCGCCGCGAATTCCGGCCCGTCCAAGGTGTCGTCGAGCATGAACTCGTGGACGTAGAGGCGTCCGCCGGGATTGAGCGCGGCCATGGCCTTGGCGATGATCGTCCGGCAGCCGTCCGGGTCCTCGGCGTGGAGGATCTGGGACAGCCAGGCCACGTCGTAGCCGCCGGGAAGCGGGTCGCGCAGGTAGTTGCCGGAGGCGAAATCCACCCGGTCGGCCACGCCCAGGCGGGCGGTCACGCCGGCGGCGAATTCCCGGCTCTCGGGCAGGTCGAAGACCGTGGCCGTCATGTCCGGGTTGGCCAGGCAGAAATGGGCGGCATAGGTGCCCGGGCCGCCGCCCACGTCCAGGAAACGCCGCCGGCCGGCCATGTCGATCAGGGCGGCCAGGCGCGGGGCGATGGCCGAGGCGATGCCGTACATGGCCATCAGAAAATCCTCGCGGGCGGCGGGGTCGCCGTGGTCGGTCATGTGGTCGCCGAGGGGCCTGCCCGTGCGCACGGCCTCGGGGAGCCGGGCCCAGGTGGCCATGATGCGGTGGTTGTGGCGCACCACGTGGGCCACGCTTCGCGGCGAATCGCGGCTGAGCAGTTCCCGCGACATCGGGGTCAGGGCGTAGCGGTCGCCGGATTTGGCCAGCAGGCCCATGGCGGCCAGGGCGCTTAAGAGCATGGCCAGGCCCCGGGCGTCGCAGCCCAGGCGCCCGGCCAGGCTGGCGGCATCGGAAGGCTCGCGGCCAAGGGGCGTGAACACGTCGAGCATGGCCCCGGCGTGCAGGGCGCAGGTCTTCCAGTAGGCGCTGGAAAGGGCGAGCAGGGGACCGGGATCGAACGAAGCCTCCATGGCGAACCTCCCTTGAGGCGGCGCCCACGCTCACCGGCCCTTTCGCGGCCGTGCAGGCGCCCTGTCAGGTGTCGGCCCGACCCGCCTCGGGCTGGGGCAGGGCCAGGGTGATGGACGTGACGCCGGTTTCGTCGGACGTCTCCATGCGGGCGAAGCCGCCGTGGTTTTCGGCAATCAGCCGGGTCGAATAGGCGCCCAGGCCCGTGCCGCCCGTCTTGCCCGCGGTGGCGTACTTCGTGAAGAACCGGGAGCGGATCTCGGGGGGCACCACGCCTTCGTTGGTGATGACGACCAGCGCCGGGTCGCCCGGCCGCACCTCGACGGTCACCGACCTTGCCTCCGGCGAGGCCTCCACGGCGTTTTTGAGGCAATTGGCCAGCATGGTGTAGAAAAGCAGCCGTTCCGCCCAGACCGTCACCGCCGCCGCGCCGTCGTCGTCGTGTCCGTCCAGGCGCAGGGCAAAGGTGATCTTCTTGTAGCCGGCCAGGGTGCCCAATTCCACGAAAAGCCGCCGGATCACCGCCGCCGCGTCCACGGGTTCGGCCCGGAGCTGGTAGGTACCCCGCTCCATCTTGAACAGGTCGAGCGACAGGTTGATCATGGACAGCATCTTGAAGCCGTTTTCCTCGATGAGCTTAAGCAGCATGGCCTGGCCGTCGCTGAGGCCCCCCTCCTCGACGATCAGCGGCGGCAGGCCGATGATGGCCGTCAGCGGGGCCTTGAGGTCGTGGCGCATGATCTTGTCCACATCCTCGCGCAGCACCACCGCCTCCTTGAGGGCCTCGTTCTGGCGGGCCAGGGACTCCCGGGCCGCCCGCAGCTCCAGGTGGTTTTTTACCCGGGCCCGGACCACGGCCCGGCTGACCGGCTTGACGATGTAGTCCACGGCCCCCAGCGACAGGCCCCGGGCCTCGTCCTCGGGGGCATGGCAGGCGGTGACGAAGATGACGGGAATCCCCCGGGTCCCCGGATCGGCCTTGAGCCGCCGGCAGACCGCGTAGCCGTCCATGTCGGGCATGACCACGTCGAGCAGGATGATGTCCGGGCCAAGGCGCGCCGCCAGATCCAGGGCGTCGGCGCCGCTGGTGGCCACATGCAGGTCGTGGCCGTCGCGCAGGTATTCGACGATCACCCGGATATTGGCCGGCACATCGTCGACGATGAGGACCGAGGGCCGGTCCGGGGCCGCGTTCATAAGAGGGTGGCCAGGCCGCCCTGGTCGAGGAACTCCTTCTGAATACCCTCGAAGCTGGCGAAATCACTCATGAAGACATCGAGCAGGCGGGGGTCGAAATGGCTGCCCCGCCCGGCCCCCATGATCTCCAGGGACTTCTCGTTGGAAAAGGCTTCCTTGTAGGGCCGCTTGCTGGTCAGGGCGTCGAAGACGTCGGCCACGGCACAGATGCGGCCGTAGAGCGGAATGTCGTCCCCGGCAAGCCCCTTGGGATAGCCCGAACCGTCCCATTTCTCGTGGTGGGACAGGGCGATGATCTCGCCCACGCGCAGCAGTTCGAAACTGGATTCGCCCAGGATGCGCGCCCCGAAGATGGTGTGCTTTTTCATCACCTCCCATTCCTCGGGCGTGAGCTTGGCGGGCTTTAACAGGATGCTGTCGGGGATGCCGATCTTGCCGATGTCGTGCATGGGGCTGGCTTGCAGCACCAGGTCCACCTCGGCGTCGGGCAGGCCGAGCTTGGCCGCCAAAAGCGCGCAGTAGCGGCTCATGCGCTGGATGTGGTCGGCCGTTTCCTCGTCCTTGAATTCCGCGGCCGAGGCCAGGCGGTGGATGGTCTCCAGGTGGGCCGAGAGGATGGTGCGCTGGGACTCCTTGACGTTTTCCAGGGCCATCTTGAGGGCCGAGGTGCGCACGGCCACCATCTCCTCGAGTTCGGCCTGGTAGCGCTTCACCTCGTCCTGGGACTCCTTCATCTTCAGAAGCGAGCCCATGCGCACCCGCAGCTCCGTCAGGTCGATGGGCTTGGAGATGAAGTCGTTGGCCCCGGCCTCCACGGCCTTGAGCCGATCCTGCTTGCTGGTCAGGGCCGTGACCATGATGATGGGCACATCGGTCACGCCCGGCATCTCGCGGATCCTGCGGGCCACGGTGAAGCCGTCGGTCTCGGGCATCATGACGTCGAGCAGGACGAGGTCGATGCTGGCATCGAGCAGCTCGCGCGCCTCGGTGAAGGATTCGGTCAATACCGGCTCGTGGCCGAGGTTGCGCAACAAGCCGCCGATGACCCGCAGGTTGATGCGTTCGTCGTCTATGGCCAAAATGCGTTTGGGCCTGTCCAACTTCCACCAGCCTTGGCAGCGGTTGTTTCGTTTGACGCGGGGCCATGCGCCCTGCAATAACGATTATAGTAGGGCATGGGTTCCCCGGGGGTCAAGTCACCCGCGCCCTTCCCCGCCCGCTCGGCCCCGGCCGCCACCCGTAACCGGCAAGGTTCGCGATGTACCGACCCGACACGCCGCTTTCCCCGTTCCACGCCGTCCCCGCCTCCGCCGCCGCGGCGCGCCTGACTGTCGATCCCCAACGCGGCCTGGACGGACCGGGCGTGGCGGCGCGGCGCGGCGCCCACGGCAAAAACGCCCTGTCCCTGCCCTCCGGGCCGGGGCCGCTGCGGCGGCTGGCCGCCCAGTTCCTCCAGCCCCTGGTGCTGATCCTGCTGGCCGCCGGCACGGCCTCGGTTTTCCTCGGCCACCTCCTGGACGCCGGGGTCATCTTCGCCGTGGTGGCCGTCAACGCCGTGCTGGGCTACGCCCAGGAAGCCAAGGCCGTCTCGGCCCTGGCCGCCCTGTCCCGCTCCATGGTGGCCACGGCCGAGGTGCTGCGCGACGGCGCCTTCGCCGTGGTCGCCGCCGAGGAACTCGTGCCCGGGGACGTGGTGCGGCTTCGGGCCGGCGACCGCGTGCCGGCCGACATGC carries:
- the alkA gene encoding DNA-3-methyladenine glycosylase 2; amino-acid sequence: MMSMLDADSCYRAYAARDARFDGRFFTGVTSTGVYCRPVCTARLPKPENCRFFPSAAAAEAAGFRPCLVCRPECAPGESPAEAGQRLADAAAGLIAAGGLDEAGLGALCGRLGVSARHLRRVFRERFGVTPVAYAQTRRLLLAKALLADSGLSATDVAFASGFSSLRRFNALFQSRYGLSPSQLRRAGEARAISGEAATVELGYRPPYDWNGLMGFLGVRAVAGVEEAGEGAYRRTLRLWRNGTPHAGWLAVCPAAGKNALRVAVSTELLPVLPAVLARVSHLFDVRCDPWAVSGGLSGLADGHEGVRLPGTADGFETAVRAILGQQVTVVGARTLAGRFAAAFGDPVATPFAGLSRLFPDPGRVAALSVEAIAALGVIAGRARAILALAGAVRDGDLELSPTADLEKSLDTLRALPGVGEWTAQYIAMRALGWPDAFPHTDGGLKKALGETDPKRIARLAEAWRPWRAYAVMHLWRTLQGAST
- a CDS encoding methylated-DNA--[protein]-cysteine S-methyltransferase produces the protein MITALHHRTALGEMLLAATGETLIGAWFTGQKHFPDTLALVAGAPPAAVCAEAARQLDAYLAGRRTAFDLPLAPRGTPWQRAVWEALLAIPYGETLSYGQLAAHLGRPAAARATGAAVGRNPLSVIIPCHRVVGATGSLTGYAGGLDRKRALLAIEQAGPAGRP
- a CDS encoding DedA family protein — its product is MDGFADAWQALLRLDVLLDQATAHLGAWTYAAIFLTVFVETGFVVTGILPSGTLLFAAAALAARGNLAFWPLLAGGTAAAFCGDQLNFAWGVLARRSLAGRGLPRAIKAAQLDAARRAFDKYGPMTIVLARFVPMLRSVAPLAAGLAGMPGRTFAAYNLCGKLPWTALHVCGGYFLGRIPWFAKHFTAVLLAAALFPFAIAVARTLVLRLAAKRPER
- a CDS encoding glycosyltransferase family 2 protein gives rise to the protein MQTSPQSPAMTVSVVIPVYNEMQTLPLVLDKVLARPETWEVVLVDDASTDGSRAYLEGLVGTPRLRVLFHEKNRGKGAALRTGFEAASGEVVLIQDADLEYDPEDYPVLLAPIFAGKADVVFGSRFLGGPHRVLYFWHSVANKILTLLSNMFNDVNLSDMEVCYKVFRREVLGKIRIESDRFGVEPELTAKVTRLRARIYEVPVSYNGRTYEEGKKIGWRDGLAAFWWIARFGIFHRG
- a CDS encoding aldehyde ferredoxin oxidoreductase C-terminal domain-containing protein — protein: MPTRPRPAILHVDLTASETRRVAAPEGLFEGERGGRGLAAALCAVPGRLGHDAPAAPLCLAAGALAGCDLPGGGHAALRFFSPRTGGPVTVPLGGGLGRALARAGLAAVVVTGRAVAPMGLAIRDDEARIVPAGHLAGLPTPALFDALAGSDAAAVAGPAAWAGSGLATVVADRWHEAGPAGAGLAFGLKNLVYLAISGTAAAVPADPEGLARARAAMDRLIAAAPALAGPSGFGRHGTAALVDLTRGRRMQPTDHFRRTFFEAGAAVNAPALGRRFGSTGAACPGCPVPCRRIDAAGRLLPDADALSHFTALLGLADPELAARARWFCLERGLDAAGAAVAVAGFAEAEGIAPTPAFVDEALADLAVGSARGRAIEAALAMAVRGVALPAFDPRGAYGLALSLAVGTCGPDPWAGGCLAHELLRKPVATDRFTFEGKARAVVLGENALAGAQCLGACPFLSLAVTLEEWALALTAFSGEPVSAGELAALGARVVARERLANRRQGLDGAAEDLPARFFTEPGSAGDGLAVPPLDRRAFLAAREKYRRLRGPDAAAPLGEADGAGRAGALANRFADRLARAGLCAPGQAAIVCVDEAASFSRGDFAHNAFLAETARRLDVACLMLVPPAEPYRTILEFLAEREAPAIRPRDCETRTFFHDIPVVARPDPAQAAKALSRRKGAYLPGLGMLAHGALSPEQAFITVSSIAFAGFVKFFADHLAAHREGRLDAAGLAAFEAAVAGLPGPPGALPPLARGTFADRETMLAAMAEAGRATVALGLVDSVFGNISFRLGATLAISQTGSALDALAGAIDLCPLDGSSCAGLTASSELSAHAALSQKDGRPAILHGHPKFAVIMSMDCADRRDCPRRDACHVACDRERFVDDIPIVPGEVGCGPRGLVHTMPPALAGRRGAIVLGHGVFTMGGDDFNEALFSLCAVETLCRARYFTALGRNPA
- a CDS encoding methyltransferase, translated to MEASFDPGPLLALSSAYWKTCALHAGAMLDVFTPLGREPSDAASLAGRLGCDARGLAMLLSALAAMGLLAKSGDRYALTPMSRELLSRDSPRSVAHVVRHNHRIMATWARLPEAVRTGRPLGDHMTDHGDPAAREDFLMAMYGIASAIAPRLAALIDMAGRRRFLDVGGGPGTYAAHFCLANPDMTATVFDLPESREFAAGVTARLGVADRVDFASGNYLRDPLPGGYDVAWLSQILHAEDPDGCRTIIAKAMAALNPGGRLYVHEFMLDDTLDGPEFAALFSLNMLLGTPRGQAYAEGDIREMLARAGARHVARLDFTGPSGSRVLWGEKE
- a CDS encoding response regulator, with translation MNAAPDRPSVLIVDDVPANIRVIVEYLRDGHDLHVATSGADALDLAARLGPDIILLDVVMPDMDGYAVCRRLKADPGTRGIPVIFVTACHAPEDEARGLSLGAVDYIVKPVSRAVVRARVKNHLELRAARESLARQNEALKEAVVLREDVDKIMRHDLKAPLTAIIGLPPLIVEEGGLSDGQAMLLKLIEENGFKMLSMINLSLDLFKMERGTYQLRAEPVDAAAVIRRLFVELGTLAGYKKITFALRLDGHDDDGAAAVTVWAERLLFYTMLANCLKNAVEASPEARSVTVEVRPGDPALVVITNEGVVPPEIRSRFFTKYATAGKTGGTGLGAYSTRLIAENHGGFARMETSDETGVTSITLALPQPEAGRADT
- a CDS encoding HD domain-containing phosphohydrolase; protein product: MDRPKRILAIDDERINLRVIGGLLRNLGHEPVLTESFTEARELLDASIDLVLLDVMMPETDGFTVARRIREMPGVTDVPIIMVTALTSKQDRLKAVEAGANDFISKPIDLTELRVRMGSLLKMKESQDEVKRYQAELEEMVAVRTSALKMALENVKESQRTILSAHLETIHRLASAAEFKDEETADHIQRMSRYCALLAAKLGLPDAEVDLVLQASPMHDIGKIGIPDSILLKPAKLTPEEWEVMKKHTIFGARILGESSFELLRVGEIIALSHHEKWDGSGYPKGLAGDDIPLYGRICAVADVFDALTSKRPYKEAFSNEKSLEIMGAGRGSHFDPRLLDVFMSDFASFEGIQKEFLDQGGLATLL